In the genome of Cardinium endosymbiont of Culicoides punctatus, the window ATGAAAGGATTGCATGATATTAAAAAATCTCGATCACATATAAAACAGAAAAAAACGGCTATATATTTTGATCGTATCAACGAATATGGATGTATCATTGTTTTTAATATTTATTTGGATACCAAAGAAAGAGAATATGAGCAGGAATGCAAAAATATAATCATACCATCAATTTTAAAACTTGCTAATGAATTAGGGATTCATTTAGGCATAATTAGGAATACAACAGATGATAGGTTTAATCGGATTAAATTGAAAGATAATCAATAAGTAATTTTTTTATTATATATTAAAAACATAAACGAGCAATCTGGTGTGATGCTGTGTAAGGCATAATGAGAACCTTATCGCATACACCATTGCTATTCTTTATGCCATATCAACATTTGTAGCTGATTTATTATACCAAACTTTTGCATTCAAGACTTTATCCGTTTCAAGAGCTAAACGATACACCTCATCTACAGAATCCACATAGTGGAATATTAAATCTGCTCGATAGGTTTCTTTGATTTCTTGCACATCTTTTTTATTCTTGCTACTTAATATGATTTCTTTCATACCTACACGTTTTGCGGCTAGAATCTTTTCTTTGATACCACCTACTGGTAAAACTTGTCCACGCAGGGTAATTTCTCCTGTCATTGCTAATTTATCCTTTACTTTTTTTTGGGTATAAAGCGAAGCCAAGGAAGTAAATAACGTAATCCCAGCAGAAGGTCCATCCTTAGGAACGGCACCAGCAGGAACGTGAATATGAAGATCATAGTTCTCAAAGATATCCTGAGGCATGTCAAGATATTGTTCATTTGCTTTTAGATAAGAGAGTGCTGTCATAGCAGACTCTTTCATGACATCCCCTAAATGTCCTGATAGATTAATTCTACCTTTCCCTTTGTTTAATACAGATTCTATAAAAAGAATTTCTCCACCAGCAGCAGTCCAAGCTAACCCAACTGAAACACCAGGAATAGTAGTTTGTTGGTACTTTGCATTGTCAAATATCTCTGAACCTAGAATATTAGGGATATCTTCTCTTTGGACTTTTTTAATATATGTTTCTCCTAGTGCAATAGATTTGGCAATTTTCCTACAAACATTGGCTATTTGACGTGATAGCTCTCTTACACCAGATTCCCTTGTATAATATTCTACAATATAAGCTAGTGCATTATCTTGAATAACGCACTCAGACGCCTTTAGGCCATGTTCCTTGCGTTGTTTTTGCAAAAGATATTTTTTCGCAATTTCCACCTTCTCTTCTAATACATAGCCACTAACATCAATTACTTCCATTCTATCTTGCAAGGCAATAGGAATGCGATCTATTGAATTTGCAGTAGCAATAAACAAAACATTAGAGAGATCATAAGATACTTCTAAGAAGTTATCTACAAAAGAATTGTTTTGTTCTGGATCTAATACTTCCAATAATGCAGCTGAAGGGTCGCCACGCATACCATCTAATTTGTCTATTTCATCTAATACAATAATAGGATTGGATGAACCTAAACGTTGAATATTATGGATAATTTTTCCTGGCATGGCGCCAATGTATGTCTTTCTATGGCCACGTATTTCTGCTTCATCATTAAGTCCTCCTAATGCAATCCGGCCATACTTTCTACCCATTGCTCTTGCTATAGATTTTCCTAAAGAGGTTTTTCCTACCCCAGGAGGGCCACATAAACACAAGATAGGACCCTTCATATTTTTTTTAAGCTGTAAAACAGCCATATATTCTATGAGCCTATCTTTTACCTTTTCAATACCATAGTGATCTGCATCTAAGATTTTTTTGGCTCGTTTTAAATCTAAGTTATCCTTTGTATATACACCCCAAGGGAGTTCTAATAATAGTTCCGCATGATTGATCGTAATAGAATAATCTGGACTATACGTACTCATACGTTCAGCTTTATCCAGCTCTTTCTTAAAACAAGCTTCAACTTCTTTAGGCCACTGTTTTTTTGCTCCTTTCTGACGTAATACCTCTATCTCATCAGATAGGTCAGTTTCTCCTAGTTCATCCTGCAGAATTTTAACCTGTTGTCTTAGGTAATAATCTCTTTGTTGTTGGTTAATATCTGCATGTACTTTGTCATGGATTTCTTTTTTTAGTTCAGAAATTTCTAACTCCTTATAAAGATACTTCAAAAGTAAACTTGCCCGCTTAATACTACTATTTAATTCCAATAACTTTTGTTTGTAGGAAACATCTGTATTCAGGTTTGAAGCTAAAAAGCAAGTAAGAAAGTCGATCTTTTTAATATTAGCAAGCATAGCATGTGCTTCACTAGGTATATCAGATCTGAATTTAAGAATCTTGATAGCTACATCTTTTAATGACTGTATTAATGCAAGATTTTTTTTGTCTTCTTTATATGGAAGATCTGTTAACAACTTAATAGTTGCTTCTAATCCAGAAGGTTCTTCAAAGATTTGAACGGTTTTAAACTTCTGTTTTCCATGTACTAGGGCAATAGTTTTTCCGTTTGGGAAGTTGATAACCTTAATAACTTTAGCAATAGTACCAATTTCAAAAACATCACTTTGTTTCCCTTCAAAAGTTTCTGGATTGCGTTGTGCAATGATTCCTAGTATACCATCACGTTCATGTATGGTATCTACTAAGTTTACCGTATGCCTTTCTTTTATTGTAATAGGCACTACAACGTTAGGGAAAAGAACTGTATTACGCAATGCAAGTATAGGTACTCTTACGTTGCCATGACTATCAGAAATTTGCTCTGTTTCATCGGAAGTGATAAGTTCTATCATTCCACCAAGTCCATCTTCACTCCATCCAGATGCAAGCGCACCACCCATTACCAGTGACTTATTCAAGTACATATGTTTTAAATTAACGATTAATGCTTCACGTCTTAGTTTAACGCATACTTATGATATCAGCAAATAACATGCCAGAAAAACCAAAATAGCTAATATTATAACAGAGCTACTAAAATTTTACGAATATCATTACCAAATGCATAAAGCATAATGAACAATAAAAGTATCATGCCCATTTTCTGAGCTGTTTGTAAAAAGCGTTCTGATGGCTTTCTCCTAAGAAGCATTTCATAGAGAATAAATAGGGCATGTCCTCCATCTAGTGCTGGCAAGGGTATTAGATTCATTAAAGCTATAACTATAGATAAATTAGCTACTTGTAACCAAAATTTAGACCAAATAAATTCACTTCCAAAAGATTTCGCTATGCTAATAGGACCTCCTAAAGATTTACTGACAGAAATTTTACCAGTTATCAATTTCCAAATACCCAAAGCTTGACTACCTATGATTAGGGCAGCTTGGTTTAATCCAACAGGAATGGATTGCAAAAACGAATATTTTACAATTTCAGGTGCAGGTTTAAGCAACATAGCATCTAATCGTTGACCAATGTTATCAAGCTGAATAGAAGAAATCATTTTCGTGCCTTTTCTTAGATAAGCTATCTGTACTGTTTTATTAGAACAATTTTCTGCTATTTGAACCAACTGATGGCGATAAAGAGCAGGTTGGTTATCTAATTCAACAATCTGGTCACCAGATACTAAACCTGCTTGATCTACAGTGCTATTTGGTGAAATAATATCCATTATACATAAGTAAATAGGCTCTACAAAAATATGATTTTTCGTTTTATTTTCTGACAAACGGTCTATAAAATTGGAAGGAATAGGTATATCTAATTCCTGATTATCTCTCTGAATGGTATAGTAACTTTTATCAGAAAGTAATATATTGGGAGCGAATATATTGTAAAAATTATTAAAGTCTTTTCCATTTATTTTTACAATCTTATCACCTTCTTTAAAGCCCATTTCAATACCTATACCATATGGCATAATTCCATACGTATTTACCTCATTTTTAGGCAAACAATAAGAACCAATTGCATATGCTAATCCTATATATATGATTATGCCACTGAGGAGATTGAATATAATGCCTCCCAATATGACAATGAGTCGCTGCCAAGCTGGCTTTGAGCGAAATTCCCAAGGTTGGGGGGTGTCAGCCAAGTTGTTTTCATCCAGGGATTCATCTACCATACCTGCAATTTGCACAGCGCCACCCAGAGGAACTGCTCCTAAAGCATATTCCGTTTCTCCAAATTTAAATTTGAATATTTTAGGCGGGAAACCAATGATATAGTTATTAACACGCATGTTAAATAATTTTGCTAAAAGTAAATGACCTAGTTCGTGTATACCAACAATAATTAATAATCCTACTATAAATTGAATGACGGTGATCAGGAATTGAACTATTTTAATGGAAAATGCCATAGTGGTTTCTTTATTTAAACTTTACTGAAAAATATGATAAGTAACATGTCATAAAATAAAATTAATCAAAAATTAGAAGATATTTTGCGTAAAATGGGTTGATACTTTTTTGTATGGTAAAAAAACAAGACTGCATAAACAAAGAGGTTGCAAAAAAGTAAATGTTTATGACATATATTAATAGTATTTGTACTAACCGGTATTGAGCTATTCTTCTTTCAGTTTTGGAAATTTTTTCAGTCAATCAAAAATGGGCATGGTTTTTTTTAAAACGATAAAAAATGAATACTTTAATTTTTTTAGAAACCTTTATAGCGTGTTTTATACACATATTTTGGTTAAAAATGCGAAAATTATCTCCATGTGTTAGAGAGCCATACACATAAATAGAGACTACACAATCTAGAGCTATATGTGAAACATGCCAATCAATTGGTATAATGCAAACTCTGCTTCCTTTACCTTAATAGCTTGTTCTACCAACATAAGCTCTGCTTCCTCTACCTCTTGCTCGGATTTTTCATGTAAATCAAATAACTTTGATCTTTTATGATGATATTTCTTCTTTAGAAAAATTTTATCGAGACTGTACTTCTCAAGAAGGAGAAGTAACTTGTGTTTGCTTATCTCTAATCTCTCTGCTAATACCTTATATTCAGCTATGGCATTATCGTACATCCAACGTTTAGTTTCTAGTTCATCTGCTACAGTTAGCTTTTTCTGTATGAGACTAAGCTTTGCTTTGTCTAGTGTTATTTTTGCTTGTTTAATCCGTGCTGGTAAAAGCAAAAGTGAACTAATATCAAGAGATATATTCCAGTTTAAAGATTGATTAGATGTGGTTTTTTGTAATTTTTTTTTCTTTAAATCATATTCAATACCTTGTGAGGCAATACTACCTGAAACATTTAGTTGTGTAAACGGACTAATTTTAACATTAGATAACTCAGCTTCAGCTATACTTACTTGTTTTTCTTGTATGGCAGTTTTTAAGCTAATTACTCTTTCTTGGGTAATATGCTCAAGGTTCCATGTAGGATTCACAGAGATGTCAGACTCAACTAATATTACTTCATTAAGTGATCTATTAAGTATAAAATTGAGGTCTCTGCGTTTTTCTTGAAGATTTTTTTTCTGTTCTAGGACCTTTAGGTTTGCTTTTTTCAATGCTAAGCTAGCATTCAACAAATCTATCTTAGAGACCATGCCTGATTTAAACTTTTCTTGTATGTTATTTAGCGTAGCTGTAGCAAATTCGATAGACTCATTAGAAATATCCCATTTTTTTTGAGCTAATACCAATGCATAATAACAAGTAACAACCTTTTGTAACTCATTGGACACCGTTTCTAGTGTTTGTAACTTATTTATAACATTTTCTTGACAACATTTTTTTGCTTGATATATTTTATCAAAAAAAATACCCGCTTGCCAGTGCAATGCAAGAATAGGGCTTAATCTAAAGAAAGAGGTTGATTCCTTTATTGTCCAATTACTGTTATGAGCAAAGTTCAAGCTTGCTTGAGGAAACCAGGTTGTAAAATTATTAATTTTATTTGATAAAACATACATTTTTCTGTCTTGTTGAGCATTCTGAATGGTTATATTCTCTTTTAGAGAAATTTCTATTGCTTCTTGCAGGGTTAGAATCTCTTGGGGTGATTCTCCTGCATACAATACCTCAGGTTTCAATATAATAACACCCAATAGCATGCCTAAATGCAAAAATATAGCATGTTTTTTTAAATCCATTATGAATAATCAAATAGTTATTTACTCAGTCTGTTGCGTAGGTCCAATCTCCTGAGATTGCTATATCCATATTTTGAACGAAAAAACATTCAACATATGGATAGTTCAGGTATTTTTGATCTTTTTTACCTACGCAATAGGGCTATTATTTCCGTGGATGGTGGTCTAATTATACGGTATTAAAAACTGATTTTTTGCAATTTTTATATAAATAGTTTTGATTTTAGGCTTTATTAAAGCTATTGTTTATTATAAACTCCTATTAGCGAAGCATTGAGGATACATGCAATCAAACACTTTTAATATAATTGCTTTATAGTTTTATATTACCATACAACTGAACCAATGCCAACAAATTAACCCAACAGTCATTGTGAAGGGACATTTTTAGGAAATGTACTTTATAAAAAGTACTGTTACCTAAAACAT includes:
- the lon gene encoding endopeptidase La: MYLNKSLVMGGALASGWSEDGLGGMIELITSDETEQISDSHGNVRVPILALRNTVLFPNVVVPITIKERHTVNLVDTIHERDGILGIIAQRNPETFEGKQSDVFEIGTIAKVIKVINFPNGKTIALVHGKQKFKTVQIFEEPSGLEATIKLLTDLPYKEDKKNLALIQSLKDVAIKILKFRSDIPSEAHAMLANIKKIDFLTCFLASNLNTDVSYKQKLLELNSSIKRASLLLKYLYKELEISELKKEIHDKVHADINQQQRDYYLRQQVKILQDELGETDLSDEIEVLRQKGAKKQWPKEVEACFKKELDKAERMSTYSPDYSITINHAELLLELPWGVYTKDNLDLKRAKKILDADHYGIEKVKDRLIEYMAVLQLKKNMKGPILCLCGPPGVGKTSLGKSIARAMGRKYGRIALGGLNDEAEIRGHRKTYIGAMPGKIIHNIQRLGSSNPIIVLDEIDKLDGMRGDPSAALLEVLDPEQNNSFVDNFLEVSYDLSNVLFIATANSIDRIPIALQDRMEVIDVSGYVLEEKVEIAKKYLLQKQRKEHGLKASECVIQDNALAYIVEYYTRESGVRELSRQIANVCRKIAKSIALGETYIKKVQREDIPNILGSEIFDNAKYQQTTIPGVSVGLAWTAAGGEILFIESVLNKGKGRINLSGHLGDVMKESAMTALSYLKANEQYLDMPQDIFENYDLHIHVPAGAVPKDGPSAGITLFTSLASLYTQKKVKDKLAMTGEITLRGQVLPVGGIKEKILAAKRVGMKEIILSSKNKKDVQEIKETYRADLIFHYVDSVDEVYRLALETDKVLNAKVWYNKSATNVDMA
- the rseP gene encoding RIP metalloprotease RseP; the protein is MAFSIKIVQFLITVIQFIVGLLIIVGIHELGHLLLAKLFNMRVNNYIIGFPPKIFKFKFGETEYALGAVPLGGAVQIAGMVDESLDENNLADTPQPWEFRSKPAWQRLIVILGGIIFNLLSGIIIYIGLAYAIGSYCLPKNEVNTYGIMPYGIGIEMGFKEGDKIVKINGKDFNNFYNIFAPNILLSDKSYYTIQRDNQELDIPIPSNFIDRLSENKTKNHIFVEPIYLCIMDIISPNSTVDQAGLVSGDQIVELDNQPALYRHQLVQIAENCSNKTVQIAYLRKGTKMISSIQLDNIGQRLDAMLLKPAPEIVKYSFLQSIPVGLNQAALIIGSQALGIWKLITGKISVSKSLGGPISIAKSFGSEFIWSKFWLQVANLSIVIALMNLIPLPALDGGHALFILYEMLLRRKPSERFLQTAQKMGMILLLFIMLYAFGNDIRKILVALL
- a CDS encoding TolC family protein codes for the protein MDLKKHAIFLHLGMLLGVIILKPEVLYAGESPQEILTLQEAIEISLKENITIQNAQQDRKMYVLSNKINNFTTWFPQASLNFAHNSNWTIKESTSFFRLSPILALHWQAGIFFDKIYQAKKCCQENVINKLQTLETVSNELQKVVTCYYALVLAQKKWDISNESIEFATATLNNIQEKFKSGMVSKIDLLNASLALKKANLKVLEQKKNLQEKRRDLNFILNRSLNEVILVESDISVNPTWNLEHITQERVISLKTAIQEKQVSIAEAELSNVKISPFTQLNVSGSIASQGIEYDLKKKKLQKTTSNQSLNWNISLDISSLLLLPARIKQAKITLDKAKLSLIQKKLTVADELETKRWMYDNAIAEYKVLAERLEISKHKLLLLLEKYSLDKIFLKKKYHHKRSKLFDLHEKSEQEVEEAELMLVEQAIKVKEAEFALYQLIGMFHI